A single genomic interval of Sceloporus undulatus isolate JIND9_A2432 ecotype Alabama chromosome 2, SceUnd_v1.1, whole genome shotgun sequence harbors:
- the BAZ2A gene encoding bromodomain adjacent to zinc finger domain protein 2A isoform X2, translating into MEANNHFNFTGLPSSPAASGLKPAPSSGDVYTNGSSVNFPQQGKSLNGDVNVNGLTTVSHAGTSGTRSSTNSHLHHSYDYLWNYSQYPSGNGNNLKDSPLFSQYPLNGTVVGNRQGSPGHSTTLRGGSGQEFWANGNPGAMGLNFDSTELYDSFPDDQNFELLQNGPSSFYTSSQPSPMLGSGSQDFSAQQDGPGNEESVKETSSTVSENGTRLLGSMELENTQPVGELLSQEASVLEPDAGSGCRLEDASRIPPPLEDSLEPFESLDRDPGTGDLYEMDTSELVSGKSPLEDAPDISALDCPGSPSLNHSGSFSLLTDDTQPDTSLFGSANLPPVLGESVLQDSSLELASVSEVGREGAEFLDSQVSVEPEAVDASLEEIAKSSCREDPTSMTDKNNKETSAKSDVPRRRIATVEEVFYPLKHGWRREVRIKKGSSRWQGETWYYAPCGKRMKQFPEVIKYLTRNVVQNVRREHFSFSPRMPVGDFFEEQDTPEGLQWVKLVSEEIPSRIQAITGKRGRPRNIEKAKAKEMPKVKRGRGRPPKVKVSDLLSKTDARILKKLEAQEVLSDEDKLKMSKIKKKMRQKVQNKQKQEAKAPKPKEVKSKEVKTKEVKKKPKLQIKKEKSKPEKNKPEKMKEKVKPKEKMKPKEKKMVTPAKVLRKADKNLVTQRQQEERQRQQMILEEMKKPTEDMCLGDHQPLPEFSRIPGLILPSHAFSDCLAIVEFLHNYGKVLGFDVAKEIPSLSTLQEGLFNVGDSLGEVLDLLVKLVKAVLYDPGLPPYCQSLKILGEKLSEISLNRDTVSEILRCFLIAYGADDNLCDSLRTKPFQALPPDRKAAVLAFLVNELNSSALIINEIDKTLENMSNHRRNKWIIEGKLRRLKIALAKKTGRPESEISGLEERQWRRSSRITEDHEDMNLDEEERRRACKARKDYENEIPVSSVPELERQIEKISKRQMFFRKKLLHASQLLRASSLGQDRYRRRYWILPHLGGIFVEGCEASTAPPEMSKNTLEKEVVLKEEECERSPVKKETTDTPPITDYMNCTTSHSWSRPWRDDVGLLPSEPLDPKLPEPVNGFLEDSMSLGQSQHDLTQSAFLSWLSQTQQASSLLDSSVLTPDSSPGKADSVPPDEPDSAAEDESATETQVIWFNLLPRAPCNDSPHTTSIDQPPLKASPQLCKPSTRDQSKASARQLNGLSTASPALPSLASTPLHFSSRVPNKAQETLGQPRRRGRPPTKLFKQIEQKYLTQMTAQPIPPEMQNGWWWLQDPEELEALVQVLHPRGIREKALHKHLIKHKDYLREVCARAANDPIFQTHPEGTNHPVSQEALARWSMTERAFEIDLSVLRWVEELEQRVLMADLQIRGWTSPDPDSVRNDLQYCEHELKLLEDITMKNRREGPALQREATHPLDLAVLRLADLEQNLERRYLREPLWPPHEVVVEKALLSSSSTLELGTPEIAYEITPRMRIWRQTLERCHSAAQVALCIYQLERSIAWEKSVVRATCLVCRKGDDDENLLLCDSCDRGCHLYCHRPKMTEVPVGDWFCSLCITQMQGEYQDDYGSPRRGKKRKAGGSGAFLGQDESSPRSRTAGSQQRSNLANIPPRYSGEGLSPSKRRRVSARGQSADLTFCEIILMEMESHEAAWPFLEPVNPRLVPGYRKIIKNPMDFATMRARLLRGGYTSCEEFAADAALVFDNCRTFNEDESEVGQAGLTMRQFFESRWEEFYQGKQETDP; encoded by the exons CAACCTCAAGGACAGTCCACTGTTCTCCCAGTATCCACTGAATGGTACTGTTGTGGGCAACCGACAAGGCTCACCAGGGCATAGCACCACTCTGAGGGGAGGCAGTGGGCAAGAGTTCTGGGCCAATGGTAACCCCGGGGCCATGGGACTGAACTTTGACTCCACAGAGCTTTATGACTCATTCCCCGATGATCAGAACTTTGAACTCTTGCAAAATGGTCCCTCCAGCTTCTATACATCATCTCAGCCTTCCCCCATGCTTGGATCAGGAAGCCAGGATTTCTCTGCTCAGCAAGATGGACCAGGCAATGAAGAGAGTGTGAAAGAAACTTCATCTACAGTCTCAGAAAATGGTACCAGACTGTTAGGTAGCATGGAGCTGGAAAACACTCAGCCAG TTGGTGAACTGCTGAGCCAGGAAGCATCTGTCTTGGAACCTGATGCTGGAAGTGGTTGTCGTCTGGAAGATGCCTCTCGGATCCCTCCTCCTCTAGAAGATTCCTTGGAGCCTTTTGAGTCATTAGACAGAG ACCCGGGGACAGGAGATCTCTATGAGATGGATACTTCAGAGCTGGTGAgcggcaaatcccctctggaggATGCTCCTGATATCTCTGCCCTAGATTGTCCTGGTAGTCCTTCTCTCAACCACTCTGGCTCCTTCAGCCTTTTGACGGATGACACTCAGCCTGACACCTCACTTTTTGGAAGTGCCAATTTGCCACCTGTTCTTGGAGAATCTGTTTTGCAAG ACAGCAGCTTGGAGCTGGCAAGTGTAAGTGAAGTGGGGCGAGAGGGTGCAGAATTTCTAGATTCACAAGTATCTGTTGAACCAGAAGCTGTAGATGCCTCCTTGGAAGAAATAGCTAAGAGTAGCTGCCGAGAAGACCCTACATCCATGACAGACAAAAATAACAAAGAGACATCAGCTAAGA GTGATGTTCCAAGAAGGCGGATAGCCACAGTGGAAGAGGTTTTCTACCCTTTAAAGCATGG GTGGCGAAGGGAGGTGCGCATCAAAAAGGGCAGCAGCCGCTGGCAAGGGGAGACCTGGTACTATGCTCCTTGTGGCAAGAGGATGAAGCAGTTTCCAGAGGTGATAAAG TACCTAACCCGAAATGTTGTGCAGAATGTCCGCCGTGAACACTTCAGCTTCAGTCCCCGAATGCCAGTAGGAGATTTCTTTGAGGAACAGGACACACCTGAG GGTCTGCAATGGGTAAAGCTGGTATCTGAAGAAATTCCTTCACGTATCCAGGCCATCACAGGCAAGCGTGGTCGACCCCGAAATATTGAGAAAGCCAAGGCTAAGGAAATGCCCAAAGTAAAACGTGGCCGGGGCCGACCTCCAAAAGTGAAAGTGTCTGACCTTTTGAGCAAGACAGATGCCCGGATTCTAAAGAAACTGGAAGCTCAAG AGGTGCTCAGTGATGAAGACAAGCTGAAGATGagcaagatcaagaagaaaatgAGGCAAAAG GTCCAAAATAAGCAAAAACAGGAGGCCAAGGCACCAAAGCCCAAGGAGGTCAAGTCTAAGGAAGTCAAGACTAAGGAAGTCAAAAAGAAGCCTAAG CTCCAGATAAAGAAGGAGAAGAGCAAACCAGAGAAGAATAAGccagagaaaatgaaagagaaggtAAAGCCAAAAGAAAAGATGAAGCCCAAGGAAAAGAAGATGGTGACCCCTGCAAAGGTTCTCCGGAAAGCAGATAAGAACCTTGTTACTCAGCGGCAGCAGGAAGAACGACAGCGGCAACAAATGATCCTGGAAGAAATGAAGAAGCCCACTGAGGACATGTGTCTGGGGGACCACCAG CCTCTGCCAGAGTTTTCTCGCATTCCTGGATTGATTTTGCCCAGCCATGCTTTCTCTGACTGCTTAGCTATTGTGGAGTTCCTGCACAATTATGGCAAAGTGCTGGGTTTTGATGTAGCCAAAGAAATTCCCAGCCTGAGTACCCTGCAAGAGGGCCTCTTTAATGTAGGAGACAGCTTGGGTGAAGTATTGGACCTCCTGGTAAAGCTGGTGAAGGCTGTATTGTATGACCCTGGCCTCCCACCCTACTGTCAG TCACTGAAGATTCTTGGGGAGAAACTCTCTGAGATAAGTCTGAACCGTGACACTGTCTCTGAGATCCTTCGGTGCTTCCTCATAGCCTATGGGGCTGATGATAACCTGTGTGACAGCTTGCGCACTAAACCCTTCCAAGCACTACCCCCGGACAGGAAAGCAGCTGTCCTGGCCTTTTTAGTCAATGAACTCAACAGCAGTGCTCTTATCATCAA TGAAATTGACAAGACTCTAGAAAACATGTCCAACCATAGGAGAAATAAATGGATCATTGAGGGAAAGTTGCGCAG ATTAAAGATTGCCCTTGCCAAAAAGACTGGCCGCCCTGAATCTGAAATCTCTGGTTTGGAAGAACGGCAGTGGCGAAGGAGCTCACGCATCACTGAGGACCATGAGGATATGAACttggatgaagaagaaagaaggagagcatGCAAGGCCCGGAAAGACTATGAG AATGAAATTCCTGTTTCCAGTGTGCCTGAGCTGGAGAGGCAGATTGAAAAGATTTCCAAG CGCCAGATGTTCTTTCGCAAGAAGTTGCTCCATGCCTCACAGTTGTTACGGGCTTCATCACTGGGGCAGGATCGATATCGGCGCCGGTATTGGATCCTGCCCCATCTAGGTGGGATCTTTGTAGAAGGTTGTGAGGCCTCAACAG CTCCtcctgagatgtccaagaacacaCTGGAAAAAGAAGTGGTCCTGAAAGAGGAAGAGTGTGAGAGGTCCCCAGTGAAAAAGGAGACTACTGACACACCACCAATTACAGATTACATGAACTGCACAACCTCTCATTCATGGAGCCGGCCGTGGCGGGATGATGTCGGACTGCTGCCATCAGAGCCACTGGATCCCAAATTGCCAGAACCTGTCAATGGGTTTTTGGAGGATTCTATGTCCCTGGGCCAGTCTCAGCATGACCTTACCCAGTCAGCCTTCCTGTCTTGGCTCAGCCAGACACAGCAGGCATCCTCACTGCTTGACAGCTCTGTACTCACTCCAGATAGCAGCCCTGGCAAAGCGGACTCAGTACCCCCAGATGAGCCAGACTCTGCTGCAGAGGATGAAAGTGCCACAGAAACACAGGTTATCTGGTTCAATCTGCTGCCCAGAGCACCTTGTAATGACTCTCCACACACTACCTCCATTGACCAGCCCCCTCTCAAGGCTTCCCCTCAACTCTGCAAACCATCTACCAGGGACCAATCAAAGGCCTCAGCCCGGCAG CTGAATGGCCTATCCACCGCCAGCCCAGCATTGCCATCACTGGCCTCCACTCCTCTCCATTTCAGCTCCAGGGTTCCCAATAAGGCCCAAGAGACTCTAGGGCAGCCAAGACGACGAGGGCGCCCCCCTACTAAACTCTTCAAGCAAATTGAACAGAAATATCTGACACAGATGACAGCACAGCCCATACCTCCAG AGATGCAAAACGGCTGGTGGTGGTTACAGGATCCAGAAGAGCTGGAAGCTTTGGTACAAGTACTGCATCCACGAGGGATCCGTGAAAAAGCTTTGCATAAGCACCTTATCAAGCACAAGGATTACTTACGGGAGGTGTGTGCCCGAGCTGCCAATG ACCCCATTTTCCAGACTCATCCCGAGGGTACCAACCACCCTGTCTCTCAGGAAGCCTTGGCCCGGTGGTCAATGACTGAGCGGGCCTTTGAGATAGACCTATCTGTTCTTCGGTGGGTGGAAGAGCTGGAGCAGCGGGTTCTCATGGCAGACTTGCAGATCCGT GGCTGGACAAGTCCAGATCCTGATTCTGTTCGAAATGACTTGCAGTATTGTGAACATGAACTGAAACTTCTGGAAGACATAACCATGAAAAACAGACGTGAAGGGCCAGCATTGCAGCGTGAAGCCACTCACCCTTTAGACCTAGCAGTGCTTCGCCTAGCAGACCTAGAGCAGAACCTTGAGCGAAGATACCTCAGAGAACCCTTGTGGCCCCCACATGAAGTGGTGGTAGAAAAGGCTTTGCTGAGTAGCTCCAGTACCCTGGAGTTGGGCACCCCAGAAAT TGCATACGAGATCACGCCCCGGATGCGGATATGGCGTCAGACTTTGGAAAGGTGCCACAGTGCTGCCCAAGTTGCTCTGTGTATCTACCAGCTGGAACGCTCTATTGCCTGGGAGAAATCAGTTGTCCGAGCG ACTTGCCTAGTGTGCCGAAAAGGGGACGATGATGAGAACCTGCTGCTATGTGATAGCTGCGATCGTGGCTGCCACCTCTACTGCCACCGGCCCAAGATGACCGAGGTGCCAGTTGGTGACTGGTTCTGCTCCCTCTGCATCACTCAG ATGCAAGGGGAATACCAGGATGATTACGGTTCTCCACGGCGTGGCAAGAAACGGAAAGCTGGTGGTTCTGGGGCTTTTCTGGGGCAAGATGAGTCCAGCCCTCGCTCGCGGACAGCAGGATCCCAGCAGCGTAGTAACCTGGCAAATATACCACCCCGATATTCAGGCGAAGGCCTGTCTCCCTCCAAACGAAGACGAGTGTCAGCACGAGGCCAGAGTGCTGACCTCACTTTCTGCGA GATCATCTTGATGGAGATGGAATCGCATGAAGCTGCCTGGCCTTTCTTGGAGCCAGTTAACCCCCGGCTTGTCCCTGGCTACCGGAAAATCATCAAAAATCCCATGGACTTTGCCACCATGAGGGCACGGCTGCTGCGTGGCGG
- the BAZ2A gene encoding bromodomain adjacent to zinc finger domain protein 2A isoform X3, with the protein MRKRRGRLTPPAEMEANNHFNFTGLPSSPAASGLKPAPSSGDVYTNGSSVNFPQQGKSLNGDVNVNGLTTVSHAGTSGTRSSTNSHLHHSYDYLWNYSQYPSGNGNNLKDSPLFSQYPLNGTVVGNRQGSPGHSTTLRGGSGQEFWANGNPGAMGLNFDSTELYDSFPDDQNFELLQNGPSSFYTSSQPSPMLGSGSQDFSAQQDGPGNEESVKETSSTVSENGTRLLGSMELENTQPVGELLSQEASVLEPDAGSGCRLEDASRIPPPLEDSLEPFESLDRDPGTGDLYEMDTSELVSGKSPLEDAPDISALDCPGSPSLNHSGSFSLLTDDTQPDTSLFGSANLPPVLGESVLQDSSLELASVSEVGREGAEFLDSQVSVEPEAVDASLEEIAKSSCREDPTSMTDKNNKETSAKSDVPRRRIATVEEVFYPLKHGWRREVRIKKGSSRWQGETWYYAPCGKRMKQFPEVIKYLTRNVVQNVRREHFSFSPRMPVGDFFEEQDTPEGLQWVKLVSEEIPSRIQAITGKRGRPRNIEKAKAKEMPKVKRGRGRPPKVKVSDLLSKTDARILKKLEAQEVLSDEDKLKMSKIKKKMRQKVQNKQKQEAKAPKPKEVKSKEVKTKEVKKKPKLQIKKEKSKPEKNKPEKMKEKVKPKEKMKPKEKKMVTPAKVLRKADKNLVTQRQQEERQRQQMILEEMKKPTEDMCLGDHQPLPEFSRIPGLILPSHAFSDCLAIVEFLHNYGKVLGFDVAKEIPSLSTLQEGLFNVGDSLGEVLDLLVKLVKAVLYDPGLPPYCQSLKILGEKLSEISLNRDTVSEILRCFLIAYGADDNLCDSLRTKPFQALPPDRKAAVLAFLVNELNSSALIINEIDKTLENMSNHRRNKWIIEGKLRRLKIALAKKTGRPESEISGLEERQWRRSSRITEDHEDMNLDEEERRRACKARKDYENEIPVSSVPELERQIEKISKRQMFFRKKLLHASQLLRASSLGQDRYRRRYWILPHLGGIFVEGCEASTAPPEMSKNTLEKEVVLKEEECERSPVKKETTDTPPITDYMNCTTSHSWSRPWRDDVGLLPSEPLDPKLPEPVNGFLEDSMSLGQSQHDLTQSAFLSWLSQTQQASSLLDSSVLTPDSSPGKADSVPPDEPDSAAEDESATETQVIWFNLLPRAPCNDSPHTTSIDQPPLKASPQLCKPSTRDQSKASARQLNGLSTASPALPSLASTPLHFSSRVPNKAQETLGQPRRRGRPPTKLFKQIEQKYLTQMTAQPIPPEMQNGWWWLQDPEELEALVQVLHPRGIREKALHKHLIKHKDYLREVCARAANDPIFQTHPEGTNHPVSQEALARWSMTERAFEIDLSVLRWVEELEQRVLMADLQIRGWTSPDPDSVRNDLQYCEHELKLLEDITMKNRREGPALQREATHPLDLAVLRLADLEQNLERRYLREPLWPPHEVVVEKALLSSSSTLELGTPEIAYEITPRMRIWRQTLERCHSAAQVALCIYQLERSIAWEKSVVRAMQGEYQDDYGSPRRGKKRKAGGSGAFLGQDESSPRSRTAGSQQRSNLANIPPRYSGEGLSPSKRRRVSARGQSADLTFCEIILMEMESHEAAWPFLEPVNPRLVPGYRKIIKNPMDFATMRARLLRGGYTSCEEFAADAALVFDNCRTFNEDESEVGQAGLTMRQFFESRWEEFYQGKQETDP; encoded by the exons CAACCTCAAGGACAGTCCACTGTTCTCCCAGTATCCACTGAATGGTACTGTTGTGGGCAACCGACAAGGCTCACCAGGGCATAGCACCACTCTGAGGGGAGGCAGTGGGCAAGAGTTCTGGGCCAATGGTAACCCCGGGGCCATGGGACTGAACTTTGACTCCACAGAGCTTTATGACTCATTCCCCGATGATCAGAACTTTGAACTCTTGCAAAATGGTCCCTCCAGCTTCTATACATCATCTCAGCCTTCCCCCATGCTTGGATCAGGAAGCCAGGATTTCTCTGCTCAGCAAGATGGACCAGGCAATGAAGAGAGTGTGAAAGAAACTTCATCTACAGTCTCAGAAAATGGTACCAGACTGTTAGGTAGCATGGAGCTGGAAAACACTCAGCCAG TTGGTGAACTGCTGAGCCAGGAAGCATCTGTCTTGGAACCTGATGCTGGAAGTGGTTGTCGTCTGGAAGATGCCTCTCGGATCCCTCCTCCTCTAGAAGATTCCTTGGAGCCTTTTGAGTCATTAGACAGAG ACCCGGGGACAGGAGATCTCTATGAGATGGATACTTCAGAGCTGGTGAgcggcaaatcccctctggaggATGCTCCTGATATCTCTGCCCTAGATTGTCCTGGTAGTCCTTCTCTCAACCACTCTGGCTCCTTCAGCCTTTTGACGGATGACACTCAGCCTGACACCTCACTTTTTGGAAGTGCCAATTTGCCACCTGTTCTTGGAGAATCTGTTTTGCAAG ACAGCAGCTTGGAGCTGGCAAGTGTAAGTGAAGTGGGGCGAGAGGGTGCAGAATTTCTAGATTCACAAGTATCTGTTGAACCAGAAGCTGTAGATGCCTCCTTGGAAGAAATAGCTAAGAGTAGCTGCCGAGAAGACCCTACATCCATGACAGACAAAAATAACAAAGAGACATCAGCTAAGA GTGATGTTCCAAGAAGGCGGATAGCCACAGTGGAAGAGGTTTTCTACCCTTTAAAGCATGG GTGGCGAAGGGAGGTGCGCATCAAAAAGGGCAGCAGCCGCTGGCAAGGGGAGACCTGGTACTATGCTCCTTGTGGCAAGAGGATGAAGCAGTTTCCAGAGGTGATAAAG TACCTAACCCGAAATGTTGTGCAGAATGTCCGCCGTGAACACTTCAGCTTCAGTCCCCGAATGCCAGTAGGAGATTTCTTTGAGGAACAGGACACACCTGAG GGTCTGCAATGGGTAAAGCTGGTATCTGAAGAAATTCCTTCACGTATCCAGGCCATCACAGGCAAGCGTGGTCGACCCCGAAATATTGAGAAAGCCAAGGCTAAGGAAATGCCCAAAGTAAAACGTGGCCGGGGCCGACCTCCAAAAGTGAAAGTGTCTGACCTTTTGAGCAAGACAGATGCCCGGATTCTAAAGAAACTGGAAGCTCAAG AGGTGCTCAGTGATGAAGACAAGCTGAAGATGagcaagatcaagaagaaaatgAGGCAAAAG GTCCAAAATAAGCAAAAACAGGAGGCCAAGGCACCAAAGCCCAAGGAGGTCAAGTCTAAGGAAGTCAAGACTAAGGAAGTCAAAAAGAAGCCTAAG CTCCAGATAAAGAAGGAGAAGAGCAAACCAGAGAAGAATAAGccagagaaaatgaaagagaaggtAAAGCCAAAAGAAAAGATGAAGCCCAAGGAAAAGAAGATGGTGACCCCTGCAAAGGTTCTCCGGAAAGCAGATAAGAACCTTGTTACTCAGCGGCAGCAGGAAGAACGACAGCGGCAACAAATGATCCTGGAAGAAATGAAGAAGCCCACTGAGGACATGTGTCTGGGGGACCACCAG CCTCTGCCAGAGTTTTCTCGCATTCCTGGATTGATTTTGCCCAGCCATGCTTTCTCTGACTGCTTAGCTATTGTGGAGTTCCTGCACAATTATGGCAAAGTGCTGGGTTTTGATGTAGCCAAAGAAATTCCCAGCCTGAGTACCCTGCAAGAGGGCCTCTTTAATGTAGGAGACAGCTTGGGTGAAGTATTGGACCTCCTGGTAAAGCTGGTGAAGGCTGTATTGTATGACCCTGGCCTCCCACCCTACTGTCAG TCACTGAAGATTCTTGGGGAGAAACTCTCTGAGATAAGTCTGAACCGTGACACTGTCTCTGAGATCCTTCGGTGCTTCCTCATAGCCTATGGGGCTGATGATAACCTGTGTGACAGCTTGCGCACTAAACCCTTCCAAGCACTACCCCCGGACAGGAAAGCAGCTGTCCTGGCCTTTTTAGTCAATGAACTCAACAGCAGTGCTCTTATCATCAA TGAAATTGACAAGACTCTAGAAAACATGTCCAACCATAGGAGAAATAAATGGATCATTGAGGGAAAGTTGCGCAG ATTAAAGATTGCCCTTGCCAAAAAGACTGGCCGCCCTGAATCTGAAATCTCTGGTTTGGAAGAACGGCAGTGGCGAAGGAGCTCACGCATCACTGAGGACCATGAGGATATGAACttggatgaagaagaaagaaggagagcatGCAAGGCCCGGAAAGACTATGAG AATGAAATTCCTGTTTCCAGTGTGCCTGAGCTGGAGAGGCAGATTGAAAAGATTTCCAAG CGCCAGATGTTCTTTCGCAAGAAGTTGCTCCATGCCTCACAGTTGTTACGGGCTTCATCACTGGGGCAGGATCGATATCGGCGCCGGTATTGGATCCTGCCCCATCTAGGTGGGATCTTTGTAGAAGGTTGTGAGGCCTCAACAG CTCCtcctgagatgtccaagaacacaCTGGAAAAAGAAGTGGTCCTGAAAGAGGAAGAGTGTGAGAGGTCCCCAGTGAAAAAGGAGACTACTGACACACCACCAATTACAGATTACATGAACTGCACAACCTCTCATTCATGGAGCCGGCCGTGGCGGGATGATGTCGGACTGCTGCCATCAGAGCCACTGGATCCCAAATTGCCAGAACCTGTCAATGGGTTTTTGGAGGATTCTATGTCCCTGGGCCAGTCTCAGCATGACCTTACCCAGTCAGCCTTCCTGTCTTGGCTCAGCCAGACACAGCAGGCATCCTCACTGCTTGACAGCTCTGTACTCACTCCAGATAGCAGCCCTGGCAAAGCGGACTCAGTACCCCCAGATGAGCCAGACTCTGCTGCAGAGGATGAAAGTGCCACAGAAACACAGGTTATCTGGTTCAATCTGCTGCCCAGAGCACCTTGTAATGACTCTCCACACACTACCTCCATTGACCAGCCCCCTCTCAAGGCTTCCCCTCAACTCTGCAAACCATCTACCAGGGACCAATCAAAGGCCTCAGCCCGGCAG CTGAATGGCCTATCCACCGCCAGCCCAGCATTGCCATCACTGGCCTCCACTCCTCTCCATTTCAGCTCCAGGGTTCCCAATAAGGCCCAAGAGACTCTAGGGCAGCCAAGACGACGAGGGCGCCCCCCTACTAAACTCTTCAAGCAAATTGAACAGAAATATCTGACACAGATGACAGCACAGCCCATACCTCCAG AGATGCAAAACGGCTGGTGGTGGTTACAGGATCCAGAAGAGCTGGAAGCTTTGGTACAAGTACTGCATCCACGAGGGATCCGTGAAAAAGCTTTGCATAAGCACCTTATCAAGCACAAGGATTACTTACGGGAGGTGTGTGCCCGAGCTGCCAATG ACCCCATTTTCCAGACTCATCCCGAGGGTACCAACCACCCTGTCTCTCAGGAAGCCTTGGCCCGGTGGTCAATGACTGAGCGGGCCTTTGAGATAGACCTATCTGTTCTTCGGTGGGTGGAAGAGCTGGAGCAGCGGGTTCTCATGGCAGACTTGCAGATCCGT GGCTGGACAAGTCCAGATCCTGATTCTGTTCGAAATGACTTGCAGTATTGTGAACATGAACTGAAACTTCTGGAAGACATAACCATGAAAAACAGACGTGAAGGGCCAGCATTGCAGCGTGAAGCCACTCACCCTTTAGACCTAGCAGTGCTTCGCCTAGCAGACCTAGAGCAGAACCTTGAGCGAAGATACCTCAGAGAACCCTTGTGGCCCCCACATGAAGTGGTGGTAGAAAAGGCTTTGCTGAGTAGCTCCAGTACCCTGGAGTTGGGCACCCCAGAAAT TGCATACGAGATCACGCCCCGGATGCGGATATGGCGTCAGACTTTGGAAAGGTGCCACAGTGCTGCCCAAGTTGCTCTGTGTATCTACCAGCTGGAACGCTCTATTGCCTGGGAGAAATCAGTTGTCCGAGCG ATGCAAGGGGAATACCAGGATGATTACGGTTCTCCACGGCGTGGCAAGAAACGGAAAGCTGGTGGTTCTGGGGCTTTTCTGGGGCAAGATGAGTCCAGCCCTCGCTCGCGGACAGCAGGATCCCAGCAGCGTAGTAACCTGGCAAATATACCACCCCGATATTCAGGCGAAGGCCTGTCTCCCTCCAAACGAAGACGAGTGTCAGCACGAGGCCAGAGTGCTGACCTCACTTTCTGCGA GATCATCTTGATGGAGATGGAATCGCATGAAGCTGCCTGGCCTTTCTTGGAGCCAGTTAACCCCCGGCTTGTCCCTGGCTACCGGAAAATCATCAAAAATCCCATGGACTTTGCCACCATGAGGGCACGGCTGCTGCGTGGCGG